GTATAAATATAAAAAGGGTTCAAAAAGTTCAGTTTTCAGCACCGAAGCTGATGCTTCCGATGTGCGTTTTTCCAAAACGCTTCAGTTGGATGAAGCTAGGGCGTGAGGAGCGGAGCGTACGTAGTTTGTACGTGAGCACCTGAGATGTTTCTGTAGGAAACATGACTTCGTAAGCATATGCTTAGGCCAGGGTGAATTCAAGATTCGATGCCGAGATCACTTCTTGAATAGCTTCGTGATCAAAAATGTACTTTTTGACTTCCTCTCAGAAGCCGAAATATCTGGCTGCATTGTTGTAGGAGATATCTTCAACCATCTGTCCCAGTAATACAGGATCTTCAGGCGCTTCGCCGCGCTCTACCCACTCACCGATCAGTTCACACAATACACGGCGGAAGTATTCGTGGCGGGTATAAGACAGGAAGCTGCGCGAGTCGGTCAGCATACCGACAAAGTTTGCGAGCAGGCTGTGCTCTGCGAATAAGGACAATTGCTGGCGCATCCCGCTACGAGTATCGTTGAACCACCAACCGGAGCCAAGCTGCAGCTTCCCTGGAGTTTCCCGCTGGAAGCAGCCCATCAGTGTCAGCAGTACAGGGTAATCCTTTGGATTGAGGGAATATAGAATCGTCTTCGGCAAGCCGGCTTCGCTCTCAGCGCGGTCCAGCAACTTCGCCAGGGCTTCGGTGATCGGCAGGTCATTTAGGGCATCATATCCCGTATCGGGTCCCAACGACTTCAACATCGAAGTATTATTATTGCGGTAAGCATGCATATGAAGCTGCATGGTCCAGTTCTTCTCGCGATAGAAGGCAATTAACTGAGCCAGCAATTCTGTACGGTAAATCGTAATTTCATCTGCTGAGAGCTCCTCATCGGCTATTCTTTTACGGAAGATACTATTCAAAGTTTCGGCATCACCGGCCTTATTGCGTAGTACATCAAGCGCATGGTCGGACAGGCGGCAACCGTTGTCATGAAAGAACTCAACCCGATTCTTGAGTGCATGAACTAACTCAACATAGGAGGAAATCGACTGCCCACTGGTGTTCTCCAGGCGCCCGATCCATTCCTTGAAGCCTGGAGCATCGATGTTCAGCGCTTTATCGGGACGGAAGGTAGGCAATACTTTGAAGTCCTGCTCCTCTTCAGCCAAACGTTGGTGATAGCTCAGAGAATCCACCGGGTCATCGGTGGTACATATCATTTTCACCTTAGCGTTCTTAATAATATTGCGACGCTTGAATGACTCTGTACTCAGTTTGCGGTTCACTTCTTCCCAGATTCGTGGTACAGACTCTTCATTCAGCAACTCATCAACACCGAAAAAGCGACGAAGTTCAAGGTGTGTCCAGCTGTACAGCGGATTACCGATCGTTTTTGGTACCGTTCTGGCCCAGGCCAGGAATTTGTCATAATCGGAAGCATCGCCTGTAATATGAGTCTCCGGCACTCCGTTAGCGCGCATTAATCTCCATTTATAGTGATCTCCGGATAACCAGGCTTCGGTCAGGTTCACAAATGGCTTGTTCTCATAAATTTCCTGCGGGTCGAGATGGCAGTGATAATCGATAATTGGCATCTTACTGGCATGGTTGTGGAACAGCGTCCTAGCCATAGGGGTAGTTAACAGAAAATCGTCATTTAAGAACATAATACCGGCTCCTTTATATCATATAAGTTCGTTTACAAGGTTACACCTGTCTTGAAAATAGCCAGTTCCCGCACTTCATTTTGTTCGTTGCGCGTTTTTTGGCCGCTGGCTACGGCAATGATGTAGTGAATGAAATCCTCCAGCACATCCTCCATCGGAGTCTCCAATAGCGGACCGGCATTGAAGTCCATCCAATGTCCTTTCTTGGCGTACAGCTCATTATTCGTCGCAATCTTCACTGTCGGCACGAAGCTGCCGAAGGGTGTACCGCGTCCGGTTGTGAACAGCACAAGTTGGCAATCTGCAGCAGCAAGAGCAGAGGAAGCGATGAGATCGTTGCCTGGCGCTTGCAGCAGGCTAAGGCCTTTTTTGCGCAGCTTCTCGCCGTATTGCAGCACATCTACTATAGGGGAGGTTCCGGCTTTTTGCGTACAGCCCAATGATTTATCCTCTAGAGTACTGATGCCTCCCGCCTTGTTACCTGGTGACGGATTCTCATATACCGGCCCTCCATAGGAGAGGAAGTACTGCTTGAAATTGTTGATGAGCGAGACGATCTGCTCAAATACTTCGCGATTCTCGGCCCGTGCCATCAGCATCTTCTCAGCGCCGAACATTTCAGGAACCTCAGTCAGAACCGAAGTTCCTCCTTGGGAGATAAGGAAATCAGAGAAGGCGCCAAGCAGAGGATTCGCAGTGATGCCAGAGAATCCATCTGACCCGCCACATTTGAGACCAACATTCAGCTCACTGATCGGAACAGGCTGTCGATGATCGTCTTTGGCAGCTTCATATATTTCATCTAACAGGGTCAGGCCTGTGGAGACTTCATCTCCGACTTCCTGGGCGACGAGAAACTTGACGCGTTCCTCATCATAATCGCCTAAGAGGGTACGGAATTCAGAGACGATATTATTCTCGCAGCCGAGTCCGAAGACGAGTACGCCACCTGCATTAGGATGATTGACAGCATCCATCAGAATGCTACGGGTCATACGGTGATCGTCTCCTAGCTGCGAGCAGCCGTAAGGATGCTTGAGTACTGTAATATTGTCGAAGCTGCCAAGATCCGGATGGAGGTGCTTAAATTCGCTTATCATTTGCTCAGCAATGCCGTTAACACAGCCTACGGTGGGTACAATGTAGAGATCGTTGCGAATGCCAACCTTGCCGTTCTTGCGTACATAACCTTCGAAGGTCAAGTCCCGCTTCGGATAAGTAACCGAATGAAGATCCGGTTGATACTCATATTCTTCTTCACTGGAGAGTCCGGTTTGAAGGTTATGCGTATGCACCCAATCCCCTGTAGAAATGGTATCCATGGCATGGCCTATCGGATAACCGTACTTGGTGATCGTATCGCCTTGATTGAATCGGATGAGAGCCATTTTATGGCCTTGCGGGATATCCTGCTGCGCCTGATACATCTGTCCCTCAAGCGCTAATTCTTCACCAGCTTGAATTGGCCGCAGTGCTACGGCGACCGTATCATGCAGGTTCATCTTCATGAGTCGCTGCATACTACATCACTCCGATCCTATGTTCTAGGGCTGCGCGGCTTCCTACTACTTCGAGCTGTCGCAAGTTCGCTTCTAGGCTCTCAACAAGCCCTGGAAGCTGAGTCAGATCCTCGCCCCATAAATTACTGTTACTCAGAATGGACTGAGCCACGGTGCCTTGATCACTCCATGCTTCATCAAAAATAGCCAGCACCTCAGGGCTGTCCTGCCGCTGCAGGCGATCTCCTCGGTAGCTTAATAGCAGGGCAGCAAAAGAGAGCGTCATAAGCTCAGGCCATTGTCCCTTTTCCTGGTGGTATCTTTGCATAACGGGCAGCAAGCGAGTCTTGAACTTAGAGATGCTATTCAGGAAAATCGATGTTAATTCATGACGTATGGACGGATTATTGAATCTCTCTTGCACGGCAGAGGCATAAGAACGCAATTCTTCGCTGGCGAGGTCAAGCATCGGGATCAGCTCGTTCTCGATTAACAAATTCACAAATCGGGAGAAACTCGGATCGGTCATAACCTCTTCAACCGTCTCAAGTCCGGCTAGCAAACCGAGCGGAACCATGGCCGTATGCGGGCCATTCAAGAGATGAACCTTGCGTTCACGGTAGGGTGTCATGTCTTGAGTGACCCTAACATTAAGTCCGGCTTTGGCCAGAGGAAGTCTCTCCTTCAACCATTCCGGACCTTCGATGACCCAGAGCAGGAAAGGCTCAGCCATGACCATATATTTGTCTTCATAACCAAGCTCCTGTTCAAGCTCAGTAGCCTTGTCATGCGGGTAGCCAGGGACAATCCGATCCACCAGACTGCAGCAGAAAATGTTATCTTCATCCAGCCACTTCAGGAACGATTCTCCCAAATTCCATTCATGGGCGAAGCAGCACACGATTTCTTTCAATTTCTCGCCATTGCGGTCAATCAATTCACAGGGAATGATAGTGAAGCCCTTCTTGCCCAGTTCAAAGCGTCTATATAGAAGAGCAGTCAGTTTGCCAGGGAAGCTCTTTTGCGGGCCGTTGTCGAGCCGATCATCGGGATCATAGGCGATCCCGGCTTCCGTTGTATTCGAAGTGATGAACTCCAACTCATCATTTTCAGCTAATCGAAGAAAATCATCATATTGTGTGTAAGGATTGATCAATCGGCTGACGCTCGTTATAATCTCTCGGTCGTTCACCAGTTGCTGCTGCATAATTCCGTTTATTAACACGGTATAGAGGTAATCCTGCTGATCCAGTCTCGGACCCATGCCCTGGTTGCGAGGTTTAATTAATACTGTGCTGCCTTTAAATAGTCCTTGCTTGTTCATTTGCTGCAATTGCCATTCGACGAACGCTCGCATGAAGTTCCCTTCACCGAACTGGATCATCCGCTCCGGATAGAAGGGGAGATCCGGGTAGTTAGCACGAGATAATGTTTTCACCATCAGACTTCAATCTCCTTTAAGCTATGACAATAATAATGCACACGTTAACAATTTAGGATGTAAAAAAGATATCAATTATGGACTAGTACGTCAGATGAATTGAAATCGGAAACTTGTTAGCTATGTAAGCTGAAAGGATGTTCTTTAGAGCATTCCCTTATAAAAAAATGTTCACGTGTTCATTTTATGTTTTCTTCGCATTTTAGTCAATAACATAATCAGACTGCACGAGCATTGTACTTTAGAAAAAAGCCTGCGATGAGCGGATTTAGCTGTCATCTCAGGCTTTTCTAATGAGGTTATATTCCTTAGATGCTTGCGACCGTCTGACGGATGATCAATTGTGTCTTGACGAATAACTGTTCAGTCGATGTCTCCTTAGGTGTGTTCATTAGTTCGATTAATTTCTGAGTTCCTAATTTGCTAATATCGGCGATAGGTCTATGAATTGTCGTTAGGGCAGGATTCGTGTACTTGGCAAAGACGATATCGTCAAAACCGATCAGCGACATTTGTTCTGGAATCGACACACCTCTGGCATAGCAGGCATTCATGGCGCCAATCGCCATATTATCGTTAGAGCAGAGCACTATGGATGGGGGCTCCGGTAAAGACAAGAGGATGTTCATCGCACTGAAGCCACTCTCCACTGTGTAATCACCGGATACGAAGTATTCGCTTCTGACGGGAATTTGCTTCGCAAGCATGCTATCAATGAAGCCTTGTTTACGCTCGGAGGCTGACTTGAAGTCGGGTCTGCCTTCAATCATAGCAAGTCTGCGATGACCTTGCGAGATCGCATATTCCATCGCTTCCTTGACACCTATTCGGTCGCTGGCCACTACATTCATGATGCTTGAATCCTCGAGCTGGCGGTTGAGAACAACAAGCGGGATATTGGCCTTTTTGACATGATAAATAAAGGCATTGTCCGCATCACTTTGGCTAATGACGAGAATACCATCGAAGCGCTGTGGGGAGATGCTGTCCAGATGCTGGATGCTATCAATGCCGCTAACCGACAGGTTGTAGTTCTCATCAAGCACATGCTTGATGCCCTTGATCACGTCAACGAGGAAGCTCTCCGATGTACCATGGTCGATTGAAGAGAAGAACAGACCGATCGTGTAGGATTTTCTCGTGACCAGGCTCTTGGCGCTGAAGTTGGGAACATAGTTTAATTCAGCAGCGATTTTTTCAATTTTGTCCCGGGTTTCCTTCTTAATTAACGGATTGCCATTAAGCGCCCTGGATACAGTCGTATGGGAGACACCGGCAACCCGGGCAATATCTTTTATCGTAATCATATGTACCTCTTAATTCTTTATATAGTAGTGTGTGTTCAAAAAGGCCGCTTTTCAGCACAGAAGCTTACGCTTCCGATGTGCGTTTTTTCAAAACGCTTCAGTTGGATGAAGCTAGGGTCTGAGGAGCGGAGCTACACGTTTTCGTAGAAAACGACATCGGAAGCATTTGCTTGTAGTTTGTACGTGAGCACCTGAGATGTTTCCGTAGGAAACATGACTTCGTTAGCATCTGCTTAGACCCGGGTGAATTCAAGATTCGATGCCGAGTTACTTCTTGATTTACTTCTTGTTAGATATAGAATTTATAAGTTATCAGCTACGCTGATGAAATTCTATATCGCAAGAAAACCTACCCTTGAATCGCGGTCGCTCATCCTTGAGCTGGCTTCGATCAGGTTTTCTTATCAAAGGCGAATATGTTAACGTGTTCATTTTATGTCTAAGGGGATAACAAGTCAAATAGATATGTTGACCTGCTCCCAGCGGTAGCCTAGCACTTCTTCAACATCGGCAATCTGCAAAATGAGTAGAGAGATGTCGGCTTCTGGGTGGCGTGCGGATATCTGGGGAAGCTGTATGCCAATCTTCTCTGGTTCTTCGTGACTGATAACAAGATCCTCAAGCAGGACGGAAGCGCCGATCAGGTCGCCGAACTGTTCAGCTTCGAACGGTTCAAATGGGCCGGATAAGGGTAAATAGAGAACCTCGCTCCAGTTCAATTCGCCCGGATCAGGCTGAACAATGAGCTGAAGTGGATGTAGCCCTTCCGAGATGAAGTCACAATATACAGCTAGTCGCATAGATCAGTTGCCTCCTTTATCACCTGTAATCTGTCGCTCTAGTTGGTTAAGAATCCGCATGGTCTCGGGAGACCATGAATCAGCAGCCTGCTGCTTCCGATCCGCTTCGCGGGCTGCTGCGATCAATGTGCCCTGAAGCACTCTGCGCTGGACTTGATCGAGTCTGCGCTCCGCTAATTCCAGGGTAACCTGGAACTGCTCAGCGATGAACGGAATCGCCTCACAATGCTGATCCGGAATATTTTGTCTGGCCATCATGTAGAATGGCATCGCAGCGTAGAGAACGA
The window above is part of the Paenibacillus lutimineralis genome. Proteins encoded here:
- a CDS encoding UxaA family hydrolase, whose amino-acid sequence is MQRLMKMNLHDTVAVALRPIQAGEELALEGQMYQAQQDIPQGHKMALIRFNQGDTITKYGYPIGHAMDTISTGDWVHTHNLQTGLSSEEEYEYQPDLHSVTYPKRDLTFEGYVRKNGKVGIRNDLYIVPTVGCVNGIAEQMISEFKHLHPDLGSFDNITVLKHPYGCSQLGDDHRMTRSILMDAVNHPNAGGVLVFGLGCENNIVSEFRTLLGDYDEERVKFLVAQEVGDEVSTGLTLLDEIYEAAKDDHRQPVPISELNVGLKCGGSDGFSGITANPLLGAFSDFLISQGGTSVLTEVPEMFGAEKMLMARAENREVFEQIVSLINNFKQYFLSYGGPVYENPSPGNKAGGISTLEDKSLGCTQKAGTSPIVDVLQYGEKLRKKGLSLLQAPGNDLIASSALAAADCQLVLFTTGRGTPFGSFVPTVKIATNNELYAKKGHWMDFNAGPLLETPMEDVLEDFIHYIIAVASGQKTRNEQNEVRELAIFKTGVTL
- a CDS encoding LacI family DNA-binding transcriptional regulator — its product is MITIKDIARVAGVSHTTVSRALNGNPLIKKETRDKIEKIAAELNYVPNFSAKSLVTRKSYTIGLFFSSIDHGTSESFLVDVIKGIKHVLDENYNLSVSGIDSIQHLDSISPQRFDGILVISQSDADNAFIYHVKKANIPLVVLNRQLEDSSIMNVVASDRIGVKEAMEYAISQGHRRLAMIEGRPDFKSASERKQGFIDSMLAKQIPVRSEYFVSGDYTVESGFSAMNILLSLPEPPSIVLCSNDNMAIGAMNACYARGVSIPEQMSLIGFDDIVFAKYTNPALTTIHRPIADISKLGTQKLIELMNTPKETSTEQLFVKTQLIIRQTVASI
- the uxaC gene encoding glucuronate isomerase → MFLNDDFLLTTPMARTLFHNHASKMPIIDYHCHLDPQEIYENKPFVNLTEAWLSGDHYKWRLMRANGVPETHITGDASDYDKFLAWARTVPKTIGNPLYSWTHLELRRFFGVDELLNEESVPRIWEEVNRKLSTESFKRRNIIKNAKVKMICTTDDPVDSLSYHQRLAEEEQDFKVLPTFRPDKALNIDAPGFKEWIGRLENTSGQSISSYVELVHALKNRVEFFHDNGCRLSDHALDVLRNKAGDAETLNSIFRKRIADEELSADEITIYRTELLAQLIAFYREKNWTMQLHMHAYRNNNTSMLKSLGPDTGYDALNDLPITEALAKLLDRAESEAGLPKTILYSLNPKDYPVLLTLMGCFQRETPGKLQLGSGWWFNDTRSGMRQQLSLFAEHSLLANFVGMLTDSRSFLSYTRHEYFRRVLCELIGEWVERGEAPEDPVLLGQMVEDISYNNAARYFGF
- a CDS encoding tagaturonate reductase, coding for MVKTLSRANYPDLPFYPERMIQFGEGNFMRAFVEWQLQQMNKQGLFKGSTVLIKPRNQGMGPRLDQQDYLYTVLINGIMQQQLVNDREIITSVSRLINPYTQYDDFLRLAENDELEFITSNTTEAGIAYDPDDRLDNGPQKSFPGKLTALLYRRFELGKKGFTIIPCELIDRNGEKLKEIVCCFAHEWNLGESFLKWLDEDNIFCCSLVDRIVPGYPHDKATELEQELGYEDKYMVMAEPFLLWVIEGPEWLKERLPLAKAGLNVRVTQDMTPYRERKVHLLNGPHTAMVPLGLLAGLETVEEVMTDPSFSRFVNLLIENELIPMLDLASEELRSYASAVQERFNNPSIRHELTSIFLNSISKFKTRLLPVMQRYHQEKGQWPELMTLSFAALLLSYRGDRLQRQDSPEVLAIFDEAWSDQGTVAQSILSNSNLWGEDLTQLPGLVESLEANLRQLEVVGSRAALEHRIGVM